From the uncultured Methanomethylovorans sp. genome, the window ACTCTCAGGTACTGCCTGGATGGGACCATGTCTACCTATTTCTGTATATACTCGGCTATTTGTTTAAGATTCTCTGATGGTTTGAATACAGTGTAGAACATAATCATTCATATGTGCAACTAATCATCATCATTTTTTGTTGTTATTCGAATAACAACAAAATCATATTTTTTTAAAAAACTATAAATATAAGTCTTTTCTATAAGGCGTATATTCTTACAATAAGCTGATACAGTTGAGAGGGATTATTATAAAAGGCATATTTGAAAAACTTGGAGTCTTCATAGAAGATAACTCGGTGGCTATTGCACTTATTGCACTTCTTTTAATAATCCTCTCTCTGCAGGGTGCTCAGCTAATTGAAATGAAATCAGGAACAGATACTTTTGTTGAAAAAACATCGAAGCTCTACCAGGATTTTGACCATCTTTATCTAAATCTCTTCAGTACCCAGTCAATAGTTGTGATGGTTGAGGGTAAAGATATCACAAATCCGGAACTTCTTAAAGCCCTGGACAGGGCCCAGCTTTCAGCTGCTGCCATCCCCGGTGTAATTGAAGTAACTTCTCCTTCCACTGTAATAAAAGAAGTTAACTATGAAATGACCGGGAATGCAGAAATACCGGATGATGAAGCAACGATAAAGGGCATGGTGTCTTCATACATGCCTTCTGCTCTTATGCCGGATGATACTCATGCTTTCATGTCAGTGGTAATAGAAGGAACTACTACAGATCAGATGCAGGAAGAAATATTGAAACAGACAGAGTCATCTGTTGCATTCGCCGTGTTCCCTCCTGATTACAATGTTATAGTTACAGGCGATCCAGCTTTTAATGTCGCACTTAACTACGAGATGAACTCAAGCATGGGACCATTGCTTGGTATAGCAGCTTTGCTCATGATGGTAGTACTTTACGTAGTATTCAAGCATGTAAGATGGAGATTGCTTCCGTTACCTATTGTGCTTTTAGGTATCATATTAACTTTCGGTGCAATGGGTTTTCTGAACATACCTATGACAATGGTATCCATGGCCGCTTTTCCTGTGCTGATTGGACTTGGGATCGACTATGCTATCCAGTTCCATAACCGCATAGAGGAAGAACTTGCAAAAGGAGAAGATGCTGCAGAGGCCGTGGTACAAACTATAAAGCACATTGGGCCAGCTGTACTGATAGCTCTGATCATCACAGCTCTGGGTTTCTTTTCTCTTTTCACATCAGCAGTGCCTATGATCCAGGATTTTGGAAAACTTCTGCTTATAGGAATTATAATGTGTTTTTTTGTTTCTCTTTTTGTAGGTGTTACAGTGATCTATACTCTACACCGGCTAGAGGATAGAAAGAAATTGAAAAAAGGAATAGCCGGTAAAAAGAATGACCACCCCGACAACACCACACAACCTGATATTTTAGATCGCTTGATTGGGAAGATGACTGCTTTCACGCTAAAATATCCATGGATTATCTTAATTATTGCAAGCTTGTCCTGTCTTGGGGGCATGTACGTGGATTCCATGGTTCCTGTGCAGACAGATGTCCAGACTTTTGTTCCGCAGGACATGTCTGCTTTATTGGACCTCAAACATCTTGGCAGCATACTTGGTGGTACCGATCAGCTTAATCTCGTGATAAAAACAGACGATAATGCCGACCCAGATCTACTTAAATGGATCGATGAGTTCTCAGAGCACGAAGTTGCAGGCAGATCCCACATATACGGGTCCAGCAGTATTGTGCCTCTTGTAAAAGAGATGAATGGCGGTGAGATCCCGGACACTGCTGAAGAAGTAAAGCATCTATATACACAGATGTCAGATAGCCAGAAAGAACGGTATCTCCATGGCGGGAATATAATGGTGCTAAATCTAAACATAGGGAACGCCATGGGTGAATTGGGACTAGAAGGCATATCTGACCTCTCTGATACGGTTGAAGAAGATATTAAATGGTTTGTCCCTCCTCCAGGCAGCACTGTTACGATTACCGGGAATTCAGTAGTATTCTTCGAGGTTATCGGCGCACTTACTTCAGGTCGCATGTTGATGACTATGCTTGGTATAGTCCTGGTGTTCATAGGACTGCTGGTAATTTATAGAGACCACCTGAAAGCCCTGACTCCGATCATCACAATGCTAATCGTCGTAGGATGGTCTGGAGGCGTCATGTATTATGCAGGCCTTGAATACACTCCTATGACAGCAACTCTTGGTGCACTTATTCTTGGAGTAGGCTCCGAATATGCTATCCTTATGATGGAAAGATATTTTGAAGAAAAAGACAAAGGAGCCACACCTGATGAGGCTATGCATGAGGCAAGCATCAAAATGGGGAAGGCTATCATTAGTTCAGGACTTACTACGGTCTTTGGTTTTGCTGCATTGATCGCTTCTCCTTTTACTATGACCAGCAATTTTGGTTTCATTACAGTTATTGATGTCACGCTGGCATTGTTCGCTACATTTGTAGTATTCCCTCCTGTATTAGTTTTATTGGACAAGCATAGGGAACAGAGGATCTCGAAGAAAAAAATGAAAACCATGAATACTAACCATGCCAAGGCAACGGAGGTTAGCTCCATATGAAAAGTACATTAGGAATAAAAATTATCACAAATTTCACTCTCATTCTGACAGTTATGGTTGTGATTAGTATGCTTTCAGTTTTGGAAGTATACCCAGCTTCTGCAAAGGAGTTCTTGCCAGCTACATATGAGCAGACGACCAACTTTTACACAAGTTACGGGGAACCGGATCTTTATGCTTCAGTTCTTGGAGATACTGAGCTCAAAAGAGGGGAAACGAAAGATATAAAGATCGTAATTTCCAATCGAGGAGTACTCTATGGTGCAAAGAGTGCGCAGGGTGTCGGTACTTCTGAAACAAAACAGGCGCTTGCCATGAAAGAACTGGAATATGAATCCCTTCGTACCGTTGCTTATGGTGTGAAAGCTACCCTGTTAACCAATTCTGAATATATAGATGTAGATCCAACCACGAACAGCCAGATTTTGGAAGAAGTATTTCCGGGACAATTACCTGATGATCCTCTGGTATTTACCTTGACGGTCTCGGACAAAGCGCCTGCTGGAGTGTATATGCTAGTTCTGCCTCTTGCATATGAATATCAAAAGGATGTAAGAATGACCGCGGGGAGTACAGCTGTCCAGGGTATGCCTTCAAAGGATCATGAAACTTATTACCAGGCTGCCAATAAGACCCTGATTATTCCAATGATCATAGAACCTGAACCCAGATTAGAGGTCACTGGGGTATCGGGCCAGCTTTCAGCAGGTGGCATGAGTACCATAAATGTCACCTACACAAACACAGGTGAACTCCCAGCTACAGATGCTGCTGCCAGGATCGTTGCTATGAAACCACTTTCTTGTGACAAGTCTATGCAACCTCTTGGTACTATTGAGCCAGGCTCAAGCAAAACTGCATCATTTGTGATAGCTTCAGAACTTGCAGCCGTGGCAAAGACATATGGACTGGACAGTGAAATCAAATACATCGATACAGACGGTGAGATTGCATATTCAAGCAGTATGAAAGTGGATGTTCTGGTCACACCTGCTGAAGAGAAATTGAACATTACCGGCATTGCAATTGTCGGAATCATCATTACATTGATAGTGATAGTATCTAAGAACATATTGAGGAGCATGAACCAAAAGAACAGAGGGATAGAATGAATAGCCTGAAAAATGTGACTAATGTACTAGCATTTTTAATTCTGGTAATTTCTATTACAACACCTGCATATGCACAGTTACCGGAATTCTTCAATTTTGATGACAATTACTATGTAGTCTACGGAGGACCAAATGTAACTGCGACCTTGATCGGCGATAATGAGTATTCTCGTGGAGACACAGTAACAATAGACCTAAATCTTATGAACAAAGGCGTTGTCAGTGGCTTTAAGGATGAAGCTGATAAAGACGATCTTGATGAGCTTGAGCAGAAATTGCAGATGACAGAGATGAATTATGAGGCACAGAGAACAACTGCTATTGGTATTGTAGCAATCCTCAACTCTTCAAATCCATACGTAACTGTCAAATCCGGGCCACAGGAAGCTGGATCTCTTTCCTCTGGGCAGCAAACTGAAAATCCTGTTGAGTTCAACATTGAGATATCCAAAAATGCTCCAGCTGGTACTTATCCCTTGAACCTGCAACTGTATTATGGATATCAACAGGATGTGCAGATCAATGGTGATGACGAAACAGATCTGGGTATCACCAATATGGAAGTCGGGCTTTGGTATTCTGTGGGTCAACAGAACCAGACGATCAACATAAAGGTAGATAACGAAGCTGATTTTGAAGTGGTCAATGCTACAGGTGCGCTATATGCAAATTCAGATGGAATGTTACATGTCACCTATAAGAACACAGGTGAGATAACAGCAAAAGACGCTACAGTCAGAATAAGTCCTGATGATCCATTCAGTACTACAGATGATCAGGCTTTTTTGGGAACATTGGAACCCGGACAAACAGCAGATGCTATATTTAAGCTGAAGGTAGATGAAATAGCAGTTGCCAAAGCTTACTCCATCAACAGTGAGATCAAATATGAGGATGAGGATGGGCACAGCCAGATATCAGATACCATTAAGATAAAGACAGAAACTTTGCCTGCAAGATCTTTTGGTGAGTCATTGTCAGCTTACACAGGATTGTTTGCGATCATTTCAATAGTGATCGTTGTTACAGGTGGATTTTTCATCTACAAGAAACAGAAAAAAGGATAGATGGGTAAAGAATAAAACCCTCTCTCCTTAATTAACAGGATAATAGGTTCATGTCTTCACTTATTGATTCTCTTAGAAACTTAGGGTTTACTGAATATGAGGCAAAGGTCTTTGTGGCATTGACCAGGTATGGGAGTGGTACTGCTACAGACCTTCATATGTTCTCAGGCATACCAAGGCCTGCTGTATACGGAGTTCTAAGAAAGCTTGCTGAACGTGGTCTTATTGAAGTGCAGCATACAAAACCCATGAGATACAAATGCATCTGCCCTCAGAAAACCATTGAAAAGATCAAAACGGATTTTGAGCAGGAAACGGAATCAGCTCTTGAAAAACTTGAAGAGGTCTACTCAAGTAAGGACAATGAAATTCAGGAAGAAGTTGTCTGGACCATAAACGGCCTGAAAAATGTAACTGACAGGATAATCCAGGTTATTTGCAATGCAAAATCTGAAATCATAGCAGAAACTCCTCATCCTGGTTTCAAGGATCTTGAGAATGTGTACTTGTTAATAGAAAAACACCATAAGGAACTTGCTGAGGTGTTCAATCGTAAGATAAGCGAAGGTGTTAAAGTGCGTATAATCGCTTATTCCTCGGAGGAATTAGGGGACATAGCAAAACAAATTCCCGGTGCCGAACTTAGATTGTATGCCATAAAGGATGAACAATTTAGGAAAGGGGGAGCTATTTTAGTCGATAGCTCTGAGGTGCTGATAGACCTCAGAAAAGATGCAGGTGTAAAAGAAGAACTTACAGCTATATGGTCTAATGGACGAGAGTTCGTTTTCTTTGTGAAGCACTTACTTGAAGCCGAGTGGGAAGCTGCCCATACCAATTTGAACTAAAAAAGGAATAATTAGCTCAGAGCAGCCTTTTACCTGCATCGGAGCCTGACTTGCATTCGTAAACTTCAGTGATCTTCATTACCACAAGGCTTCTGGCAGGGAATCTGTCTCCCATGGACTTTACCATCTTGTACATTTTTTCGTAATCTTCACCACTAGTTTTGATTTCGATGGGTCCTTTTATCTGGAAACAACCTTGGGTTTCGGGTCCCCATACATACAGGGCCACTATGGGATTTGCCCTGAGGTTTTCAAGTGTTTTCAGGAAAAAGTTATCGGCTATCCAGACCGTTTCATCGTCATCCTGCAATTTACAGAAACCTATGGGTATAACATTAGGAATGCCATCCTTTGAAGCCGTCGCCAGCGGGAATATCCGCATTTTGGGGAATGCATCTTTCATCTCTGAATTGAGTTTTACCATGGTATCACCTGCTTGATAGCAAGCTTACCATGTTAGCATAGTATAAAAGATAAATCTCTAGTGCCATTTTCATTCCATCCAGTGCATATAAATACTACTTTTACTTTATGTAAAGCAAACATTACATTAAGTAAGATACTATTTACATAATGTAGTCAAAAATAAACATGAGGTTCAATATGAAAAAGGAACAATTTAGAGTCATCTCACTTGTGACTGTAGTATCTGTCGGAGCGATAATCGGATTTGCATCTTCCATAGGAAATCCGATACTTGCAGGAGGGGGTATGTTTGCGGGCATGGCTGTCCTATATCTTGCCAAACGAACAGTAAAAGGAGTTGTGGAAGATGAGATGAACTTTCATATCAATCATCTGGCTTCTGCGCTGACCCTTAAACTAGTTACCATCTGTTTTGCCACAGTCGGTGCTATCCTTATAGCAATGAGGAATACATATCCTCAGTATATGGACCTTGGCTTTTTCCTTGCCTACACAAGCTGTATTATTATAATGCTTTATGCAATCTTTTACTCGTACTACAATAGGAAATACGAGGCATAGAATGAAGAACAGAATTAAGGTCTACAGAGCTATTCATGATCTCACCCAGGAGGTTCTGGCAGATAAATTGCAGGTCACAAGGCAGACTATACACGCCATTGAAAGGGAAAAATACGATCCTTCCCTTGAACTTGCATTCAAACTATCGCAGTTGTTCAGGGTTCCAATTGAGGAACTATTCATTTATGATGAAAAGGAGTATGTTCTGGATACATAATATATATTTATATTTTTAACTTGTCAATAGTTGACGCTAAGGATCATTTCTCAGGCATAAACCTCATTAGTATATTCTATCAAATCAAAACATTTTAATGCAATATTTAATCTATATGGCCTGCACATTAAGATCTTTCCTTTATACTACATGAATACCCTAGATAGGACAATAATAACCGAATAAAATATATAATGTACTAGAATAATCACTACTGTGATGGAAGATTATGACCGAAATGGCAATAGATGAGCTGCTCAGGTGGATAATAAGTGTTGATAGGCGCCTTATTCTTCTGGAGTATATGAGAAAACATACGGTTGCTAATGCTTCTGACATCGCTCATGAGAATGATAGATCTATCCAGAACATTAGCCGTGCCTTAAAAGAATTAGAAGATATGGGTCTAATAGAATGTCTGACTCCGACAAAAACGACATGGAAAAAGTACATCCTCACCGACAAGGGAAAAATGGTAATGGATAAGATGGAAGGAAAATATATTTAGTAAATTTTCATCACTCACTTTCAACTTCCATCTCAAGAGCCTTGTATCCTTTCACAAGGTTAATATTAGCTCTTACAACCGAATTTTTAAATTCTGCTAATTCTGAAGAAGTGTTTTCCAGATTTTCTACAGTATGCTGTTCAGTTATAGCCATGCCATCAGGTACTACTTTTCCTTCAGGGACAATAATCTTTCTTACAGTAGCATTATGCATGACCAGACTATCATCACCGACAGTGCAGTCAAATACCACTGATCCAAAACCGACAAAACATCCTTCTCCTATGTAACATGGGCCGTGTACGATGCACCCATGAGCGAGGGAAGTGTTACTGTTTACAATGACCTGTGAATGGGAAAGAGCGTGTATGATTACATTATCCTGAACATTACAACCATCACCAATTATTATTGAAGAATCTGGTTCATCGGCTCTGATAATCGCATTATGTGCCACAAAGACATTATCGCCAATAGTGACATTTCCAATAATGATAGCTGTTTCAGATATCCATGCCTTTTTGCTGATCTTTGGTTTTTGCTTTTGTGGATTTTGGAATTGCATCTCACACCCCTCTTTTATTATTATATTTGGTTTTTAGCATGCAGTTCATTTTCAATGAATTAATATGAGAAAATATGAGAGTTTATTTAAATCTGTTGCTTGGAATAATGGCTAAAAAACAAACTTATATGAAAATCCAGCAGAATCCTCTAAAGGGCTCTGTAGAATACCTATTAAAATCAATATCCACAGCCAGAAAGAGTTGTTTTCTAAAGATACCTAGAGAAACATTTGAGAAAAATCTTAATTCTGTTTCTTGCTTGAATATCGAAGATTTCTACAGAGCTCAATTATATTTGTCAAAAAATGTGATTTTTACTAATTTTTAAGACATTTTATATTTTATGTAACTCTGTCCGTGAGCAAAATCTTTATCTCCCAGTATTTCAAATAATATTGAAATACCTATTGTTTGTTTTGTATTATACCAATATTAAATACAACAGGATGAATCAAAATGAAGTTGGAAATACTCGGAACTGGTTGCAAGAAATGTAAGATGACTAAGGAAATCGTAGACAAAGCAATTGCTGAAACCGGAGTAAAGGCTGAAGTTATAAAAGTAGAAGACTTAGAAACTATAATGTCTTATGGTGTAATGCTCACTCCTGCATTGGTAGTTGATGGGGATGTAAGAATAGCAGGAAAAGTACCATCCATCGATGATGTCAAGAAGTGGATTTTAAAATAAGTCTTTTGAATTGTAATGTAACTGAGCTTTTAGTACTTATCAGAAATGGGAGGGCAAATGACTAGTACTGTTCAAAAAATATTGATTGCAACTGATGGTTCTGATTATAGTAAAAATGCTATAATTCAGGGAATGGAACTTGCAATATTGGTAAATGCCAAAGTTTATGTTCTATATGTTCTTGACAAAAAAGCATATGCACCTCCTATATTGAAAACATCGATTTCTCTGGGTTCTAAATGGGATGTCATTGAAGAAACATTGCGTCAAGAAGGAGATGAAGCTATCCAATATGCCAAGAAGATTGCAGAGGATAAAGGAGTAGATATTGAAACTGTAATTTTGGAAGGGGCCCCTGCTCATACAATCCTTGAGTTTGCAGAACAGAGCAAAGTAAATCTTATAATTCTAGGAGCTCTTGGAAAGGGTAGATTCGAAAGATTTCTACTTGGCAGCGTAGCGGATAAAGTTGTAAAACATTCTAAAATCTCTGTTCTTTTGGTTACAGATCAAATCTTTAATTCTTAGATTCCATGTTATTAGATTTCACACCAAGATGAATGAATTATTAGAAGAAGTTGATTATAATGATTGATATCTTTTATCCTTTGCAATGGTTGGCAGATAAGCTTACCTATGATATTTTTGGCATTGTTCAAGGGACATCCCTTGCAAGTAGTGTAAATTTCATAATCTATGACGTAATGAAGATCTTTGTTCTCCTATGTTTCATGATATTTTTTGTAGCATATATTAGAACCTATGTTACACCAGAAAAAACAAGAAGGATACTTGGAGGCAAAAAAGGTGTTCAGTATAATCTGATAGCATCGTTGGTTGGAACTGTTACTCCTTTTTGTTCATGCTCTTCTGTTCCCCTCTTCATAGGTTTTCTGGAAGCGGGAGTGCCACTTGGAGTCACATTTTCTTTCCTCATCACCTCTCCTCTAGTAAATGAAGCAGCTGTTGCTGTGCTGTGGGCCACAATTGGAACTAAGGCAACAGTGATGTATGTAACTTCAGGAGTGGCGATTGGTGTTATTGGTGGATATTTGATAGGTTTGTTAAAAATGGAAAAGTATGTTGCAGATTTTGTCTATAAGATCCATTCCAAGCAAGTTGCAGAAACAAAAATGAACCGAAAGGAAAGATTTGATTACGCAGTAAATGAAGTAAAAGATATCGTTGGGAGAGTATGGATATACGTAATTATAGGTGTTACTTTAGGCGGTATTTTTCATGGGTATGCACCTGAAGGAATATTGGCAAAATATGCAGGTAAAGATAATCCTTTGGCGGTTCCAATAGCAGTTCTTATAGGAGTGCCCCTCTATTCAAATGTGATGGGAATGATTCCTATTATGGAAAGCTTAATAGGCAAAGGTTTACCAGTTGGAACGTCTCTTGCATTTCTAATGGGCGTAACTGCTCTTTCGCTTCCTGAAATGATTATACTTAAAAAAGTATTGAAAAAACAACTGATTGCGGTTTTCGTAACAATTGTGACAATTGCTATAATTTTTACGGGTTATTTATTCAATTACCTTATATAATAAATTGTTCAAATAAATTACACCATTCAATTCGAATTGATGGAGATATGATTCTTAGAAATCATCTGCTATCATTCTTTGTGATATGCCATTGTAAGCGTCTGATTCACAAAGGTGATAGCTTCTTCTTCAGAGTCCACCATCCTTATTATGACTTGCCCGTTCTGGAAAAAGTTCATCTATATTTTCCACTTTTCACCGCTACCATACCTAATTTATCGGAATACTTACCATCTAAATATTTAGCTATTAATGGAAGATCGTTTTCTTCATCCAGTTGTGCAAGAATCCTCTATTTTCATGGATCAGCTATGCACGGAAAGACCTTTTCGGTATGTTCAACTCTCATTTTGTTTCCTCGTTATATATAGCAGTGTTAAGTAGAAGGTACTTCAAGGATTATTGAAATACCTTTTCCTTTATCTAATTTGCTTTTCAGCACAAATATTTCATTGATATCTCAGTTGCAACAAGATCCGTCTTCCCCTCCGCAGCAACATTCCCTACTATCCATATCTTTACCTTTAAGAGCAGCACCTATCATTGCCCATGCACAACCTACACCACTCTGTACTTCGATTGCCTGAACAGGACAGTTTCGGGCACAAGCACCACATTCCATACAAGCAGATTGCTGCAAGAGTTCAACACGTTCTTTTCCTTCTCCAAAGACTCTATGAGGGCACACCTCTGTACATCGCAAACAGTTGATACACTTTTCAGGGTAGTATTGGAGAGTATTTTCACGATAAGAATTAAACATCAAATCACCTTCATCAATTTGATTACTCCTAATATAACTGAAAGTATTAGCCCGAAAACCGCCATCATTGCCATAATAGGTACATACCGATAGATCTCTTTTTTAACACCGGTCCTTGAAGTAAACGTGGTACACCCTGTAAAGTTAAGGGCTAAATACGCGGTCACAGTTGGCATCATTAAGAATAATATCACTGATATCAACACTTTCATTACAACAGATATTTCAGGGTTCAGATCAACGGATATTGCAAAGGGAATGTTCGCCAATGCTCCAAGAATAAGTCCTTTGGTGCTAAAATCATGTGTAGGAATGAATGGAAGCAGAGCAGGAAAAATTATAGTTCCTGTGATTACTGTAGTTATTCCTGCAAGGGCAACAAGAGGACCAGCAAGGAAAAATAGAATGGTTGTAGCGACGATTGTGGGAAGTAGTGCATGTCTAAACTCTACTGGTGTGAGTACCAGACGGTCTTTGAATGAAAAATGAACTCTACGCATTTCAGGTGTTGCAGTATGCGTTTTAAGGTATTCGGGAAGATCATTGGCGCGGACAGGGCCAAATTCGATCTTAAAACCAGACCTCCGTTGTACGTCATGAGCTGAGATTCCTGGAGCTCCAAGCTGTGGAAGTATTACAGTACGCTGGCGAACAATATTGGAAAGTCCTGACCACATAATGCGCTGTATCAGTTCTTCTGTCCCAAATGTACCTTTGCCCGCAGCACACCATACATTTATTCCCTTCGTATCCAGAACAAGAATATAACAATCAATTCCAGAAAGTGCTGAGCGCACGGCATCAAAGCTAAGAGTGTAATTTGCTGAAACAAAAACCAAAGAATCTGGAGTAGGATTCCCTAGTTTGTAAAGGCCAGGTTTTATAATATGTCCCATTCGATTTACACCTAGTCTTGCAAATACATGATCAAGCCTATTTTTGAGAGTTAGCTCACTTGTAGTCTTCAGAATTTCAGATGCCTGAATCTTGTTTGTCAGAGTTATAAATTGACTTTTATCTGACCGAGGCTCACACGCGCATGGAGAACTAGTATTTTTGTTACTGGCCATGGTCTGATCTCCTATTCAATCACCTTTGTGCATAAGGGGTTCAAGTACCTCTTTTACCATTCCATTTAGATTCTCTGCTCTGATAAGAGCCAGACAGCAGATGCCACCGTCTTTTTCCCAACTTATCAAAGCAAGTTTAGTTCCTGTCTTAATACCAGCTTTTTCACGAACATCTTTAGGAAGTACCATCTGTCCTCTTTCATCAATGCTAAGAATTGCTTCTACATTATATGCAGAACAGGGATTACACTCGCATACAGGTACGGAGTCATTAAGGTCATTCTCTTTATTGGATACTCTCTTTTTGTTCATTTTAATCCTCTTACTTACTAATAGGATCTTCCAGGGATTTATATTCTTCTGAAAAATCAGAATGAACTGAAAATTAGGTTTTTATTCATGTGAAACTAAAGTGATTTAATGAAGTAAAAAAGATATTCCAGATAAACTTCATAGTAAGTACAAAATCTAATTTTATATCTCTTATATCTCTCTAATAAACACCACTCTATGCTCGCCAGGGCCGTTATAATCACGGACAACAGTGATCTCATCAATAATTTCATTTCCAATAAGCTTCATTCCAATACTTTTATGGAAACCAATGGAATCCAGATTTGTGGGTTTCGTTATAGCCTTCATTTTTATGCAACCCTTTTTTCTTGCGCATTCGATAAAATGTTCATAGAGCAGCTGAGCTAAACCACATCTACGGTAGTCTTTTTTTACAGCCAATAAATGTGTGTAAGCTATTGGTTCTGTCTGAGAATAAAAGCCAAAAAGATAAGCGCATACTATTTCACGGTCCTTTATTACAAAAGCTGAATCTCCAAACTCATAGATCAAAGTAGGATGATGCAAGTGCAATGTTCTGTCACTACACCAAAAATCACTGATATTTTTAATTATCTGGTCAAAATCAGATTTAGTGCAATTTGATATTTCCATTTTATCATTTCCTTTAAAAACCTAAAAGTAAGCTGAATTATATTGAGAATATTTGATAGAAAAAGGTTGTTTCAATGTTTTAATGGCGCGTTTCTTCTCAAATAACCAAAAGGTATATATGTTAGGTGAAGCCTAACTAATCAAAAGGACTAGAACATGACTGATAGAAAAGAGCATTTGTATGTGGTTTTTGAAAATCTTTTAAAGATCAAAAATGGATGCTCTTGTGAGGTCTTCTCTGAATGTGGGTTATCGGATATTACTGTAAAACAGGTTGGATATCTGAAAACTATTGATGAGCATGGAGAAGTGACTTTTAGCGGGCTTGCTAAGATCACTAGGAACTCTAAACCCACTATTACGGAGATTATTAACAAATTTGTAAGAATGGAGTGTGTGTACAGAGATCGATGTCCTGACGATGGCAGGATCTATTATATCCGATTGACGGAAAAAGGCCAGATGATAGCCCGTTCCGAAATGCATGCTTTGTTGAAAATGATAGAAAAAATGGCTGATTCATTGGATGAGGATGAGATGGACACTCTTGTACAGATCTTAAGCAAGATGAAA encodes:
- a CDS encoding RND family transporter, whose amino-acid sequence is MRGIIIKGIFEKLGVFIEDNSVAIALIALLLIILSLQGAQLIEMKSGTDTFVEKTSKLYQDFDHLYLNLFSTQSIVVMVEGKDITNPELLKALDRAQLSAAAIPGVIEVTSPSTVIKEVNYEMTGNAEIPDDEATIKGMVSSYMPSALMPDDTHAFMSVVIEGTTTDQMQEEILKQTESSVAFAVFPPDYNVIVTGDPAFNVALNYEMNSSMGPLLGIAALLMMVVLYVVFKHVRWRLLPLPIVLLGIILTFGAMGFLNIPMTMVSMAAFPVLIGLGIDYAIQFHNRIEEELAKGEDAAEAVVQTIKHIGPAVLIALIITALGFFSLFTSAVPMIQDFGKLLLIGIIMCFFVSLFVGVTVIYTLHRLEDRKKLKKGIAGKKNDHPDNTTQPDILDRLIGKMTAFTLKYPWIILIIASLSCLGGMYVDSMVPVQTDVQTFVPQDMSALLDLKHLGSILGGTDQLNLVIKTDDNADPDLLKWIDEFSEHEVAGRSHIYGSSSIVPLVKEMNGGEIPDTAEEVKHLYTQMSDSQKERYLHGGNIMVLNLNIGNAMGELGLEGISDLSDTVEEDIKWFVPPPGSTVTITGNSVVFFEVIGALTSGRMLMTMLGIVLVFIGLLVIYRDHLKALTPIITMLIVVGWSGGVMYYAGLEYTPMTATLGALILGVGSEYAILMMERYFEEKDKGATPDEAMHEASIKMGKAIISSGLTTVFGFAALIASPFTMTSNFGFITVIDVTLALFATFVVFPPVLVLLDKHREQRISKKKMKTMNTNHAKATEVSSI
- a CDS encoding helix-turn-helix domain-containing protein, giving the protein MSSLIDSLRNLGFTEYEAKVFVALTRYGSGTATDLHMFSGIPRPAVYGVLRKLAERGLIEVQHTKPMRYKCICPQKTIEKIKTDFEQETESALEKLEEVYSSKDNEIQEEVVWTINGLKNVTDRIIQVICNAKSEIIAETPHPGFKDLENVYLLIEKHHKELAEVFNRKISEGVKVRIIAYSSEELGDIAKQIPGAELRLYAIKDEQFRKGGAILVDSSEVLIDLRKDAGVKEELTAIWSNGREFVFFVKHLLEAEWEAAHTNLN
- a CDS encoding pyridoxamine 5'-phosphate oxidase family protein — protein: MVKLNSEMKDAFPKMRIFPLATASKDGIPNVIPIGFCKLQDDDETVWIADNFFLKTLENLRANPIVALYVWGPETQGCFQIKGPIEIKTSGEDYEKMYKMVKSMGDRFPARSLVVMKITEVYECKSGSDAGKRLL
- a CDS encoding DUF2178 domain-containing protein, encoding MKKEQFRVISLVTVVSVGAIIGFASSIGNPILAGGGMFAGMAVLYLAKRTVKGVVEDEMNFHINHLASALTLKLVTICFATVGAILIAMRNTYPQYMDLGFFLAYTSCIIIMLYAIFYSYYNRKYEA
- a CDS encoding helix-turn-helix transcriptional regulator, which gives rise to MKNRIKVYRAIHDLTQEVLADKLQVTRQTIHAIEREKYDPSLELAFKLSQLFRVPIEELFIYDEKEYVLDT
- a CDS encoding sugar-specific transcriptional regulator TrmB, which translates into the protein MTEMAIDELLRWIISVDRRLILLEYMRKHTVANASDIAHENDRSIQNISRALKELEDMGLIECLTPTKTTWKKYILTDKGKMVMDKMEGKYI
- a CDS encoding DapH/DapD/GlmU-related protein codes for the protein MQFQNPQKQKPKISKKAWISETAIIIGNVTIGDNVFVAHNAIIRADEPDSSIIIGDGCNVQDNVIIHALSHSQVIVNSNTSLAHGCIVHGPCYIGEGCFVGFGSVVFDCTVGDDSLVMHNATVRKIIVPEGKVVPDGMAITEQHTVENLENTSSELAEFKNSVVRANINLVKGYKALEMEVESE
- a CDS encoding thioredoxin family protein; this encodes MKLEILGTGCKKCKMTKEIVDKAIAETGVKAEVIKVEDLETIMSYGVMLTPALVVDGDVRIAGKVPSIDDVKKWILK
- a CDS encoding universal stress protein, translating into MTSTVQKILIATDGSDYSKNAIIQGMELAILVNAKVYVLYVLDKKAYAPPILKTSISLGSKWDVIEETLRQEGDEAIQYAKKIAEDKGVDIETVILEGAPAHTILEFAEQSKVNLIILGALGKGRFERFLLGSVADKVVKHSKISVLLVTDQIFNS